The following coding sequences are from one Epinephelus fuscoguttatus linkage group LG5, E.fuscoguttatus.final_Chr_v1 window:
- the LOC125889172 gene encoding tubulin-specific chaperone cofactor E-like protein isoform X2 — MGVVVVPTAGPQGSPMKDRLNLPSILVLNSCGISRAGDQAEIAAFCAHVMELDLSHNKLQDWHEISKIVSNIPNLEFLNLSSNPLAGMTLGPRCAEGFSRVRRLVLNNTQVSWDTVLQLTREITELEELFLCLNEYSDVSASSVTCPTLRLLHITDNSLQDWAEVRKFGTMFPSLDTLVMANNNLASIQDSKEILQRLFPNLRSINLHNSGLNRWEDIEKLNFFPKLEEVRLQGIPLLQTYTNAERRSLMIAQLPSISLLNGSVVTDSEREDAERFFIRYYLDYPEEELPYRYHSLVTKYGKLEPLAEIDLRPRCRAQVEVHCEEKVEQLSIRLDQTVAELRKQLTTVVQLSTNSMRLYYIDKCSAFGPEEMKYNNRALHSYSIQDGDEILVVPKTK; from the exons ACCGTCTGAACCTGCCCAGTATCCTGGTGTTGAATAGCTGTGGGATCAGCAGGGCGGGAGACCAGGCTGAGATCGCTGCGTTCTGTGCCCATGTCATGGAGCTGGACCTGTCTCACAACAAGCTGCAGGACTGGCATGAG ATCAGTAAAATCGTGTCCAACATCCCCAACCTGGAGTTCCTGAACCTGAGCTCCAACCCGCTGGCAGGAATGACCCTGGGGCCGCGCTGTGCTGAAGGCTTTTCCCGGGTCCGACGCCTCGTCCTGAACAACACTCAGGTGTCCTGGGACACCGTGCTGCAGCTCACCAGAGAGATAACTGA GCTGGAGGAGTTGTTCCTGTGCCTTAACGAGTACAGTGATGTGAGTGCCTCCAGTGTGACCTGCCCCACCTTACGCCTGCTTCACATCACCGACAACAGCCTCCAGGACTGGGCCGAAGTCCGCAAGTTTGGCACCATGTTCCCCAGCCTGGACACTCTGGTCATGGCCAACAACAACCTGGCCTCCATTCAGGACAGCAAGGAGATCCTGCAGCGGCTCTTCCCCAACCTACGCAGCATCAACCTGCACAACTCAG GTCTCAACCGATGGGAGGACATTGAGAAGCTGAACTTCTTCCCCAAGTTGGAGGAGGTGCGGCTGCAGGGCATCCCCTTACTGCAGACCTACACCAACGCAGAGCGACGCAGCCTCATGATTGCACA GCTCCCTTCAATATCCCTGCTAAACGGCAGTGTTGTGACGGACAGCGAGAGAGAAGACGCTGAGAGGTTCTTCATCCGTTACTACTTGGACTACCCCGAGGAGGAGCTGCCTTACAG ATACCATTCCCTGGTCACCAAGTACGGGAAGCTGGAGCCACTTGCTGAGATCGACCTCCGACCTCGCTGCCGTGCCCAGGTGGAGGTTCACTGTGAGGAAAAAGTGGAGCAG TTGAGCATCCGTTTGGACCAGACTGTAGCTGAGCTGAGGAAGCAGCTGACAACAGTGGTCCAGCTGTCCACCAACAGCATGAGGCTCTATTACATCGACAAGTGCAGCGCCTTCGGTCCGGAGGAGATGAAGTACAACAACCGGGCTCTCCACTCCTACAGCATCCAAGACGGTGACGAAATCCTGGTGGTGCCCAAGACCAAGTGA